The following coding sequences lie in one Sorghum bicolor cultivar BTx623 chromosome 6, Sorghum_bicolor_NCBIv3, whole genome shotgun sequence genomic window:
- the LOC8064636 gene encoding F-box/kelch-repeat protein SKIP30, producing MPSTLLDGLPNEVALQCLARVPFLFHPMLQLVCRSWRASVCSGELLKIRNQIDATEELLCVLAFEPENMWQLYDPLRDKWITLPVMPSQIRNIARFGVASVAGKLYVIGGGSDRVDPLTGDHDRIFASNEVWSYDPLHRVWSQRAPMLVARAMFACCALDGKIIVAGGFTNCRKSISKAEIYDPEAGLWEPLPDLRLAHSSACTGLVIKGKMHVLHKGLSTVQILEDGGSHWAVEDFSWLQGPMAMVGGELYVLSNSCIMKQRGENFPDKMVSCASEFQSRIGFGMIGVGDNIYLVGGVIGPGPRNQCIKPLSDVDILNVTSERPTWRPGSPMTHCRGSICGCALLRI from the coding sequence ATGCCATCAACCTTACTTGATGGTCTCCCTAACGAAGTTGCTCTCCAGTGCCTTGCACGGGTGCCATTCTTGTTCCATCCGATGCTTCAGTTGGTTTGCCGCTCTTGGCGAGCATCAGTTTGCAGTGGCGAACTTCTCAAAATTCGGAATCAGATTGACGCGACAGAAGAGCTCTTGTGTGTGTTGGCGTTTGAACCAGAAAACATGTGGCAACTTTATGATCCCCTACGAGACAAGTGGATAACTCTCCCTGTCATGCCATCTCAGATTAGGAACATAGCCCGCTTTGGAGTGGCCTCAGTTGCTGGAAAGCTCTACGTAATTGGTGGTGGCAGTGATCGAGTTGATCCACTTACTGGAGATCACGACAGGATCTTTGCAAGCAATGAGGTTTGGTCTTATGATCCGCTCCACCGAGTGTGGTCCCAGAGGGCTCCTATGCTTGTGGCTCGAGCGATGTTTGCTTGTTGTGCATTGGATGGGAAAATAATTGTTGCAGGAGGCTTCACTAACTGCCGCAAATCAATATCAAAGGCTGAGATCTATGACCCTGAAGCTGGCCTATGGGAGCCTCTCCCTGACCTTCGTCTGGCTCACAGCTCTGCATGTACTGGACTTGTCATCAAGGGTAAGATGCATGTATTGCATAAAGGTCTATCGACAGTGCAGATTCTGGAAGATGGTGGCAGTCATTGGGCTGTTGAGGATTTTTCTTGGCTGCAAGGCCCAATGGCGATGGTTGGTGGAGAGCTGTATGTGCTGAGTAACAGCTGCATTATGAAGCAACGTGGTGAGAATTTCCCTGATAAGATGGTGTCATGCGCATCTGAGTTCCAGAGCAGGATCGGTTTTGGGATGATTGGTGTGGGTGACAACATATATTTGGTTGGGGGAGTGATTGGACCTGGGCCGAGAAACCAATGCATCAAGCCGCTATCTGATGTTGATATCTTGAATGTCACAAGTGAGAGACCAACCTGGAGACCAGGGTCACCGATGACACATTGCCGAGGGAGCATCTGCGGCTGCGCTTTGTTGAGGATTTAG
- the LOC8056590 gene encoding anthocyanin regulatory R-S protein isoform X2, with protein sequence MALSASSPVQEELQQPAERQLRNQLAAAARSINWSYALFWSISSTQPGVLTWTDGFYNGEVKTRKISNSVELTADQLVMQRSEQLRELYEALLSGECDRRAAPARPVGSLSPEDLGDTEWYYVICMTYAFRPGQGLPGRSFASNEHVWLCNAQLAASKAFPRALLAKSASIQSIICIPLMGGVLELGTTDTVLEDPDLVSRATAAFWEPQCPTYLEEQEPSPSSNTPSANETSEAAADADDIVVFEDLDHNAMEMETITAVVEGHGQELREAESLSNASLEHITKEIDEFYSLCEEMDVQPLEDGWIMDGSNFEVPSSPQPTPPGNLADGSRATSFMAWTRSSQSCSDEAVAAVPVIEEPQKLLKKVVAGGGAWANCGGGGVGTSTTGAAQESGVKNHVMSERKRREKLNEMFLILKSLVPSIHKVDKASILAETIAYLKELQRRVQELESSRELTSRPSETTRPITRQHGNKESVRKKLCAGSKRKSPEFGGDAEKEHDPWVLPKDGTSNVTVAVSDRDVLLEVQCRWEELLMTRVFDAIKGLHLDVLSVQASAPDGFMGLKIRAQFAGSGAVVPWMISEALRKAIGKR encoded by the exons GGTGCTGACATGGACGGACGGGTTCTACAACGGCGAGGTGAAGACGAGGAAGATCTCCAACTCCGTGGAGTTGACAGCCGACCAGCTCGTCATGCAGAGAAGCGAGCAGCTCCGGGAGCTGTACGAAGCCCTCCTGTCCGGCGAGTGCGACCGCcgcgcggcgccggcgcggccGGTCGGCTCGCTGTCGCCGGAGGACCTCGGCGACACCGAGTGGTACTACGTCATCTGCATGACCTACGCCTTCCGGCCTGGCCAAGG GTTGCCGGGCAGGAGTTTCGCGAGCAACGAGCATGTCTGGCTGTGCAACGCGCAGCTCGCCGCCAGCAAAGCCTTCCCCCGCGCGCTCCTAGCCAAG AGCGCGTCCATTCAG TCAATCATCTGCATCCCGCTCATGGGTGGCGTGCTTGAGCTGGGTACAACTGATACG GTGTTGGAGGACCCGGACTTGGTCAGCCGAGCAACTGCAGCTTTCTGGGAGCCGCAATGTCCCACATACTTGGAAGAGCAAGAGCCGAGCCCGAGCTCCAACACCCCATCGGCAAACGAAACCAGCGAGGCCGCAGCAGACGCAGACGACATAGTTGTGTTCGAGGACCTCGATCACAATGCCATGGAAATGGAGACGATTACTGCCGTGGTCGAGGGACATGGACAGGAGCTACGAGAAGCCGAGAGCCTGTCAAACGCAAGCCTGGAGCACATCACGAAGGAGATCGACGAGTTCTACAGCCTCTGCGAGGAAATGGACGTGCAGCCACTAGAGGATGGCTGGATCATGGACGGGTCTAATTTTGAAGTCCCCTCGTCCCCGCAACCAACGCCCCCGGGGAACCTAGCTGATGGCTCTCGCGCGACCAGTTTCATGGCGTGGACGAGGTCCTCGCAGTCGTGCTCCGATGAAGCGGTGGCGGCAGTGCCGGTCATCGAAGAGCCGCAGAAATTGCTGAAGAaagtggtggccggcggcgGTGCTTGGGCGaactgtggtggtggtggtgtgggcACGAGCACAACGGGAGCAGCCCAGGAAAGCGGCGTCAAGAATCACGTCATGTCAGAGCGAAAACGTCGGGAGAAGCTCAACGAGATGTTCCTCATTCTCAAGTCATTGGTTCCGTCCATACACAAG GTGGACAAAGCATCGATCCTCGCCGAAACTATAGCCTACCTCAAGGAGCTTCAACGAAGGGTACAAGAGCTGGAATCCAGTAGGGAACTTACATCACGCCCATCTGAAACGACAAGGCCAATAACAAGACAACATGGCAACAAAGAGAGTGTCAGGAAGAAACTCTGTGCAGGCTCCAAGAGGAAGAGCCCAGAGTTCGGTGGTGACGCGGAGAAGGAGCACGACCCCTGGGTCCTCCCCAAGGACGGCACCAGCAACGTCACCGTCGCCGTCTCGGACAGGGACGTGCTCCTGGAGGTGCAATGCCGGTGGGAGGAGCTCCTGATGACACGAGTGTTCGACGCCATCAAGGGCCTCCATTTGGACGTTCTCTCGGTTCAGGCTTCGGCACCTGATGGCTTTATGGGGCTTAAGATACGAGCTCAG TTTGCAGGCTCCGGTGCCGTCGTACCCTGGATGATCAGCGAGGCTCTTCGTAAAGCTATAGGGAAGCGATGA
- the LOC8056590 gene encoding anthocyanin regulatory R-S protein isoform X1 — protein sequence MDGRVLQRRGEDEEDLQLRGVDSRPARHAEKRAAPGAVRSPPVRRVRPPRGAGAAGRLAVAGGPRRHRVVLRHLHDLRLPAWPRVAGQEFREQRACLAVQRAARRQQSLPPRAPSQVPTTVKQSASIQSIICIPLMGGVLELGTTDTVLEDPDLVSRATAAFWEPQCPTYLEEQEPSPSSNTPSANETSEAAADADDIVVFEDLDHNAMEMETITAVVEGHGQELREAESLSNASLEHITKEIDEFYSLCEEMDVQPLEDGWIMDGSNFEVPSSPQPTPPGNLADGSRATSFMAWTRSSQSCSDEAVAAVPVIEEPQKLLKKVVAGGGAWANCGGGGVGTSTTGAAQESGVKNHVMSERKRREKLNEMFLILKSLVPSIHKVDKASILAETIAYLKELQRRVQELESSRELTSRPSETTRPITRQHGNKESVRKKLCAGSKRKSPEFGGDAEKEHDPWVLPKDGTSNVTVAVSDRDVLLEVQCRWEELLMTRVFDAIKGLHLDVLSVQASAPDGFMGLKIRAQFAGSGAVVPWMISEALRKAIGKR from the exons ATGGACGGACGGGTTCTACAACGGCGAGGTGAAGACGAGGAAGATCTCCAACTCCGTGGAGTTGACAGCCGACCAGCTCGTCATGCAGAGAAGCGAGCAGCTCCGGGAGCTGTACGAAGCCCTCCTGTCCGGCGAGTGCGACCGCcgcgcggcgccggcgcggccGGTCGGCTCGCTGTCGCCGGAGGACCTCGGCGACACCGAGTGGTACTACGTCATCTGCATGACCTACGCCTTCCGGCCTGGCCAAGG GTTGCCGGGCAGGAGTTTCGCGAGCAACGAGCATGTCTGGCTGTGCAACGCGCAGCTCGCCGCCAGCAAAGCCTTCCCCCGCGCGCTCCTAGCCAAG TACCTACTACGGTCAAGCAGAGCGCGTCCATTCAG TCAATCATCTGCATCCCGCTCATGGGTGGCGTGCTTGAGCTGGGTACAACTGATACG GTGTTGGAGGACCCGGACTTGGTCAGCCGAGCAACTGCAGCTTTCTGGGAGCCGCAATGTCCCACATACTTGGAAGAGCAAGAGCCGAGCCCGAGCTCCAACACCCCATCGGCAAACGAAACCAGCGAGGCCGCAGCAGACGCAGACGACATAGTTGTGTTCGAGGACCTCGATCACAATGCCATGGAAATGGAGACGATTACTGCCGTGGTCGAGGGACATGGACAGGAGCTACGAGAAGCCGAGAGCCTGTCAAACGCAAGCCTGGAGCACATCACGAAGGAGATCGACGAGTTCTACAGCCTCTGCGAGGAAATGGACGTGCAGCCACTAGAGGATGGCTGGATCATGGACGGGTCTAATTTTGAAGTCCCCTCGTCCCCGCAACCAACGCCCCCGGGGAACCTAGCTGATGGCTCTCGCGCGACCAGTTTCATGGCGTGGACGAGGTCCTCGCAGTCGTGCTCCGATGAAGCGGTGGCGGCAGTGCCGGTCATCGAAGAGCCGCAGAAATTGCTGAAGAaagtggtggccggcggcgGTGCTTGGGCGaactgtggtggtggtggtgtgggcACGAGCACAACGGGAGCAGCCCAGGAAAGCGGCGTCAAGAATCACGTCATGTCAGAGCGAAAACGTCGGGAGAAGCTCAACGAGATGTTCCTCATTCTCAAGTCATTGGTTCCGTCCATACACAAG GTGGACAAAGCATCGATCCTCGCCGAAACTATAGCCTACCTCAAGGAGCTTCAACGAAGGGTACAAGAGCTGGAATCCAGTAGGGAACTTACATCACGCCCATCTGAAACGACAAGGCCAATAACAAGACAACATGGCAACAAAGAGAGTGTCAGGAAGAAACTCTGTGCAGGCTCCAAGAGGAAGAGCCCAGAGTTCGGTGGTGACGCGGAGAAGGAGCACGACCCCTGGGTCCTCCCCAAGGACGGCACCAGCAACGTCACCGTCGCCGTCTCGGACAGGGACGTGCTCCTGGAGGTGCAATGCCGGTGGGAGGAGCTCCTGATGACACGAGTGTTCGACGCCATCAAGGGCCTCCATTTGGACGTTCTCTCGGTTCAGGCTTCGGCACCTGATGGCTTTATGGGGCTTAAGATACGAGCTCAG TTTGCAGGCTCCGGTGCCGTCGTACCCTGGATGATCAGCGAGGCTCTTCGTAAAGCTATAGGGAAGCGATGA